The genome window AGAGGACCTGCCCGCGATCTCGGCGACCGTCCTCGTGCTGGACGCGGCCACCGGACGGACGGTCGCGGTCATGGCCGCCACGGCGCTGACCGAGCTGCGAACTGCGGCAGGCAGCGCGGTGGCCGCCGACGCGCTGGCGCCGCCATCGGCCGACGAACTCGCCGTGATCGGCTCCGGCGTGCAGGCCAGGGCGCACGTCCGCGCCATCGCGCGGGTGCGGCGGCTGCGGGAGGTGCGGATCTTCAGCCGCGACCCGCGGCGGCGGGAGTCGGCGGCGGCCGAGCTGTCGGCCGAGCTGGGGCTGGCGGTCCGGGCCGTCGGCAGCGCGGCCGAAGCCGTCCGCTCGGCACCGGTCGTGGTCACCTGCACGCTCTCGGCGCAGCCGGTCGTGCCGACCGACCGGATCGAGGCGGGGGCGACCGTGCTCAGCGTCGGCAGCTTCGAGCCCCACCGCCGCGAGGTGGACGAGCTGCTCGTCCGGCGCGCCGGTGCGGTCGTGGTCGACGACGTCGCGACCGCCGCGTCGCACGCGGGTCCCGTCGTGCACGCCCTGGAACGGGGCGACATCACCCGGGATCGGTTGCGGTCGCTCGGCGAGGTGCTGCTCGGCCGCGCACCCGGGCGCACGAGCGAGGACGAGGTGGTGTTCTTCAACAGCGTCGGCCTCGGGGTGCA of Saccharopolyspora erythraea contains these proteins:
- a CDS encoding ornithine cyclodeaminase family protein; the protein is MLRIGGRVGRGVTEVDMRVCSDEQVAEALDVDAAIRSQRLAFESLGRGEAQLAEKVAMRTGDDTTLSYLSRLSPEHGAVSKLVAVHPGNAAEDLPAISATVLVLDAATGRTVAVMAATALTELRTAAGSAVAADALAPPSADELAVIGSGVQARAHVRAIARVRRLREVRIFSRDPRRRESAAAELSAELGLAVRAVGSAAEAVRSAPVVVTCTLSAQPVVPTDRIEAGATVLSVGSFEPHRREVDELLVRRAGAVVVDDVATAASHAGPVVHALERGDITRDRLRSLGEVLLGRAPGRTSEDEVVFFNSVGLGVQDAAAAHAVLGTL